A section of the Marispirochaeta aestuarii genome encodes:
- a CDS encoding DISARM anti-phage system protein DrmE domain-containing protein: MPSNQNFSAFFSSTEECRLAVIDKDLRPMVAALRHASGAGGIVLFTSWTHIPHVSELPLYLHVRWPDAVPWLSLNASWSVVPVLNLDDSLAYSVSESSARRLEARRTRHMEQREQERDFVQPDWEDAFQRHKCDLSERLLGSKCFMGIDRVHPTGRVVKGSRPVLGRYTSHSEYRPHIQVPANRRPGEFGLRTLAEADVVLADIQFYRGIRGRKIVSSILGIREDSAPTVIVAASPSDLLGLPMDIENVAETFLPVLPPPVFIGGGVVSVGGTRLSAQRSLDLALEGLSDMSGELDRLVRLARAAWWSLRQAVDNYENRELARYFAALERLQNARPEEASMLTYCTELLTATAADVAIQQERLDAAVASIIHEEGNGQLLVLVRDQRTALSVEHSVASVLGIDTKGLHELGVTTRWVGQRGLHRSYERAIVIGYSGMATLDAILSHRVKNAQLVMDPLEVRAAWYGANSMIELLKSVGQSAAAEPLESLMAALEPYVPPFADTAELPIGMDVAGTTIKTESNEIDNDFRANAGEVTLVFEDGTIMTTGQHTRFEVLGAAGGHTTVTFAENLQIGDKIVMLDDDSHELFSERRIAMLDAGVLKEFAAAREEWLLIVKSVYSENRPSLRKITRVLAERGHPVTYSTIRSWITFKDIDAASTPASWERFRAFAAALGVSLYEPDLRRYFDRIKRWRVLHRKAGRDLARAIRASYSSRLGPLTLAQIEREWGMSVSQLMSAAQMRVVDDIIKCEEEAYVDI; this comes from the coding sequence ATGCCATCGAATCAAAACTTTTCTGCATTCTTCTCCAGCACCGAGGAATGTCGTTTAGCAGTTATTGACAAGGATTTGCGCCCGATGGTCGCGGCTCTGCGCCATGCAAGCGGAGCAGGTGGAATTGTTCTTTTCACTTCGTGGACGCATATCCCCCATGTATCCGAGCTTCCACTGTATCTTCACGTCCGTTGGCCAGACGCGGTTCCATGGCTTTCGTTAAATGCTTCCTGGAGCGTAGTTCCAGTCCTTAATCTTGATGATTCATTGGCGTATTCGGTGTCCGAATCAAGCGCAAGGCGGCTCGAAGCACGTCGGACCAGGCACATGGAGCAACGTGAACAAGAACGTGACTTCGTCCAGCCTGACTGGGAGGATGCATTCCAACGACATAAATGCGATCTTTCAGAGAGGCTATTGGGGTCAAAATGTTTCATGGGTATTGATCGCGTACATCCGACTGGTAGAGTTGTAAAAGGTTCACGCCCTGTGCTCGGGAGATACACTTCTCATTCCGAATACAGACCACACATTCAGGTACCTGCGAATCGACGTCCCGGAGAGTTCGGACTACGAACTCTGGCGGAGGCGGATGTTGTTTTGGCCGATATTCAATTCTATCGAGGTATTCGCGGAAGAAAAATTGTTAGTTCGATTCTTGGGATACGAGAAGATTCGGCTCCCACTGTCATCGTTGCTGCGAGTCCTAGTGATCTCTTGGGTTTGCCTATGGATATCGAAAACGTAGCTGAGACCTTTTTACCTGTCCTTCCGCCACCGGTATTTATTGGAGGCGGAGTTGTCTCTGTCGGTGGAACCCGACTTTCGGCTCAGCGCAGTTTAGATCTTGCATTGGAAGGCTTGAGCGACATGTCGGGCGAACTCGATCGGCTTGTTCGACTTGCACGGGCGGCTTGGTGGTCATTGCGTCAGGCAGTTGATAATTATGAGAATCGTGAGTTGGCGCGTTACTTCGCTGCGTTAGAGCGATTGCAGAATGCTCGTCCTGAAGAAGCCAGCATGCTGACATACTGCACCGAACTACTCACTGCCACAGCGGCAGATGTCGCTATCCAGCAAGAAAGACTTGACGCAGCCGTTGCTTCCATCATCCACGAGGAAGGCAATGGGCAGTTGCTGGTTTTGGTGCGGGACCAACGAACGGCTTTGTCTGTAGAGCATTCTGTAGCGAGTGTCCTAGGTATCGATACAAAAGGACTTCACGAACTCGGCGTGACGACAAGGTGGGTGGGACAACGTGGTTTGCATCGGAGCTATGAGAGGGCAATAGTCATTGGATACAGCGGAATGGCTACCCTTGACGCAATACTCTCGCATCGAGTGAAAAATGCTCAACTTGTTATGGATCCATTGGAAGTCAGAGCTGCATGGTATGGTGCGAACAGTATGATCGAACTACTGAAAAGCGTGGGCCAATCAGCAGCTGCGGAACCACTGGAAAGTTTAATGGCGGCCTTGGAGCCTTATGTTCCTCCTTTCGCCGACACAGCGGAATTGCCTATAGGCATGGACGTCGCAGGGACGACAATCAAGACTGAGTCCAATGAGATTGACAATGATTTCCGAGCAAATGCTGGCGAGGTTACATTAGTCTTCGAAGATGGAACTATAATGACAACAGGGCAGCATACGCGGTTCGAAGTCCTTGGTGCTGCGGGTGGCCACACTACAGTCACGTTCGCTGAGAATCTGCAAATTGGAGATAAAATCGTCATGTTGGACGATGATTCACACGAACTATTCTCTGAACGTCGAATAGCGATGCTTGATGCGGGTGTATTAAAGGAATTTGCCGCTGCTCGTGAGGAGTGGTTGCTTATCGTTAAGTCGGTGTATTCTGAAAACCGTCCCAGTCTAAGGAAAATCACCCGTGTACTTGCAGAGAGAGGACACCCGGTCACTTACTCAACGATCAGGTCGTGGATTACTTTCAAAGACATTGATGCTGCGAGCACTCCTGCAAGTTGGGAGCGTTTTAGAGCTTTTGCTGCGGCACTTGGTGTGAGTTTATATGAGCCTGATCTTCGGAGGTATTTCGATCGGATCAAACGCTGGCGGGTCCTTCACAGAAAAGCAGGACGAGATCTAGCAAGAGCAATTCGGGCATCTTACTCTAGCCGACTGGGACCACTGACGCTCGCACAAATAGAACGGGAGTGGGGAATGTCTGTCAGCCAACTGATGTCAGCCGCTCAGATGCGGGTGGTAGACGATATAATCAAGTGCGAAGAGGAAGCATATGTCGATATCTGA
- a CDS encoding GxxExxY protein gives MVYPELSKLILDSAFAVHRSLGPGLLELPYHNALYYELAGNNLQVGYNAPFNVCYRGHTVGEYFADLMVNGTVILEVKAVSALGVEHTAQLLNYLHISGCRLGFLLNFAPQRLELKRLVL, from the coding sequence ATGGTGTATCCGGAATTGTCAAAACTCATCCTGGATTCCGCTTTTGCTGTTCACAGATCCCTCGGTCCTGGGCTGCTGGAGCTGCCCTACCACAACGCTTTGTATTACGAGCTTGCCGGTAATAATCTGCAGGTTGGCTACAACGCTCCGTTTAATGTTTGCTACCGTGGGCATACGGTAGGAGAGTATTTTGCAGACCTCATGGTAAACGGTACTGTCATTCTGGAGGTCAAGGCGGTCTCCGCCCTGGGCGTGGAACATACGGCCCAGCTGCTAAATTATCTGCATATTTCCGGCTGCAGGCTGGGCTTTCTGCTCAATTTCGCGCCTCAACGGCTGGAACTCAAGCGGCTGGTTTTGTAG
- a CDS encoding FitA-like ribbon-helix-helix domain-containing protein gives MASLTIRNLDKEIKSRLRVLAARHDRSMEEEARCILGEVLTREENEKENSGLGSRIHRRFSDTGGIELSIPERREPARAAEIIE, from the coding sequence GTGGCTTCTTTAACGATTCGAAACCTGGATAAAGAGATAAAATCCCGGCTGCGGGTACTGGCTGCCAGACATGACAGGTCCATGGAGGAGGAAGCGCGGTGTATTCTTGGAGAAGTCCTTACCAGAGAAGAGAACGAGAAAGAAAACTCCGGGCTTGGGTCCCGTATTCACCGGAGATTTTCTGATACTGGGGGCATAGAACTCAGCATTCCGGAACGGCGAGAACCTGCACGAGCAGCGGAAATTATTGAATGA
- a CDS encoding type II toxin-antitoxin system VapC family toxin, translating to MIVLDTNVLSELMRPTPNPVVITWLDTLPVRDVALSSITVSEILFGIGLLPSGKRKDQLISAAKTLFETDFQDRIFPFDADAAVEYAAIVLHRQKSGRPISMADGQIAAICRARKCSLATRNIKDFEGTGIVLIDPWAEG from the coding sequence ATGATAGTTCTGGATACCAATGTGCTATCCGAACTTATGCGGCCGACCCCGAACCCAGTCGTTATTACATGGCTTGATACCCTTCCTGTCAGGGACGTTGCTTTAAGCTCGATTACTGTTTCGGAGATACTTTTCGGTATAGGTTTGTTACCGTCTGGAAAAAGAAAGGATCAACTCATTTCCGCAGCAAAGACACTCTTTGAAACTGATTTTCAGGACCGCATATTTCCTTTCGATGCCGATGCAGCTGTTGAATACGCGGCGATCGTACTTCATCGTCAAAAGTCCGGCCGCCCCATATCCATGGCTGATGGCCAGATTGCAGCAATATGCAGGGCACGGAAATGCTCGCTTGCGACCCGGAATATAAAGGATTTTGAAGGTACGGGAATAGTATTGATCGATCCTTGGGCCGAGGGGTAA
- a CDS encoding GxxExxY protein, which translates to MLYPELSKLILDSAFAVHRSLGPGLLELPYHNALYYELAGNNLQVGYNAPFNVYYRGYTVGEYFADLLVNGTVILEVKAVSALGTEPSAQLLNYLHISGCRLGFLLNFAPQRLEFKRLVL; encoded by the coding sequence ATGTTGTATCCGGAATTGTCAAAACTCATCCTGGATTCCGCTTTTGCTGTTCACAGGTCGCTTGGTCCGGGGCTGCTGGAGCTGCCCTACCACAATGCTTTGTATTATGAACTTGCCGGTAATAATCTGCAGGTTGGCTATAACGCTCCGTTTAATGTTTACTACCGTGGTTATACGGTAGGGGAGTATTTTGCAGACCTCCTGGTAAACGGTACTGTCATTCTGGAGGTCAAAGCGGTCTCCGCACTGGGCACTGAACCTTCAGCCCAGCTGTTAAACTACCTGCATATTTCAGGCTGCAGGCTGGGTTTTCTGCTCAATTTTGCCCCTCAAAGGCTTGAGTTTAAGCGGCTGGTTTTGTAG
- a CDS encoding ADP-ribosylglycohydrolase family protein: MQSENPNNLLLDSRVKGGIFGLAIGDALGVPVEFIHREKITRSPVRGMQGYGTHNQPPGTWSDDTSMALCILESVTKIGWNIDDQAMRFVRWYKEAHLTAHDAVFDIGIATAQAIDRIAAGYAPLEAGSRDENSNGNGSLMRSLPAAVYCAVTCGDEKLVEEVANSSAITHAHPRSRLGCVIHAFLISELLKSKRIDAALIGAAKRVESVLESCILFSDMKQELQHYHSILYDNLELAESSEIRSSGYVVDTLEAAVWCLLTSSGFEECVLKAVNLGDDTDTVGAVAGGLAGIYWGYESIPSEWIETLAKHEMIGAMAEEFVGVLNCSQ; this comes from the coding sequence ATGCAATCCGAAAACCCGAATAATCTTCTTCTTGATTCCAGAGTAAAAGGCGGCATTTTCGGCCTTGCTATAGGCGACGCTTTGGGGGTGCCCGTCGAATTTATACATCGGGAGAAAATAACCCGTTCCCCGGTACGCGGCATGCAAGGATACGGGACCCATAATCAGCCCCCGGGGACCTGGTCCGATGATACCTCAATGGCACTGTGTATTCTTGAGTCAGTCACCAAAATAGGCTGGAACATTGACGACCAGGCAATGCGTTTTGTCCGCTGGTACAAAGAAGCGCATCTGACCGCCCATGATGCTGTTTTTGATATAGGGATAGCGACAGCACAGGCTATTGATCGTATAGCAGCCGGGTACGCACCACTTGAAGCGGGAAGCAGGGATGAAAACTCTAACGGCAACGGATCGCTGATGCGCAGCCTGCCGGCCGCCGTCTACTGCGCGGTTACCTGCGGTGATGAAAAGTTGGTGGAAGAAGTCGCGAACTCATCGGCCATCACCCACGCCCATCCCCGGAGCAGACTGGGCTGCGTTATCCACGCGTTTTTAATCTCAGAGCTGCTGAAAAGTAAGCGGATCGATGCCGCCCTCATCGGGGCGGCCAAACGGGTTGAATCGGTGCTTGAATCCTGTATTCTTTTTTCCGACATGAAGCAGGAGCTGCAGCACTATCATTCCATACTGTATGACAACCTGGAACTCGCTGAATCGTCCGAAATACGGTCAAGCGGATACGTGGTAGACACCCTGGAAGCAGCGGTCTGGTGTCTTCTTACAAGTTCAGGCTTTGAAGAATGCGTCCTCAAGGCAGTGAACCTGGGGGACGATACGGACACGGTGGGCGCGGTTGCAGGAGGCCTTGCAGGAATTTACTGGGGGTATGAAAGTATTCCGTCTGAGTGGATTGAAACTTTGGCGAAGCATGAGATGATCGGGGCGATGGCGGAGGAGTTTGTTGGTGTTTTAAACTGTTCTCAGTAA
- a CDS encoding LacI family DNA-binding transcriptional regulator, with protein MGTTIKDMARILGVSHSTVSRALRDSPEIGPLMKQKVRDLALNLNYRPNAFARNLVRQKSEHIGIIIPDIENPFYASLCKRIIRFFENNNYKTIICNSDRDTTKEKSHIEYLEELQVAGILMVPADVNQESFMHLTTSGVPLVLIDHDGTKEKIDSVMGNNFIGACIAVKHLISLGYTKIAHISGPENADPSLARLKGYLHVVSEFFSTDFEPIIIHSDSTFTGGYEASKSLFSGKYDFDAVFTVNDVTALSLLQVVNERGLRVPYDVSVVGFDDISMARMASVPLTTMRQVPEDIAREAGNILLDKMQTGYSDSQRNIFLTPELIIRDSCGSKLRV; from the coding sequence GTGGGAACTACAATCAAGGATATGGCTAGAATTTTAGGTGTTTCTCATTCTACAGTATCGCGTGCACTTAGAGATAGTCCTGAAATTGGTCCTTTGATGAAGCAGAAAGTACGAGATTTGGCGTTAAATCTAAACTATCGCCCTAATGCTTTTGCTCGTAATTTAGTTCGGCAAAAGTCTGAACATATTGGAATTATTATCCCAGATATAGAAAATCCTTTTTATGCTTCACTATGCAAAAGAATTATTCGGTTCTTTGAAAATAATAATTATAAAACAATAATCTGCAATTCTGATCGTGATACAACTAAAGAAAAATCTCACATTGAATACTTAGAAGAATTACAAGTTGCTGGCATTTTAATGGTTCCCGCCGATGTTAATCAGGAATCTTTTATGCATTTAACTACTTCCGGGGTGCCCTTAGTTCTAATTGATCATGACGGTACAAAAGAAAAAATTGATTCCGTAATGGGAAATAACTTCATTGGTGCATGTATAGCGGTAAAACATTTGATATCTTTGGGTTATACCAAGATTGCGCATATTTCCGGACCAGAAAATGCTGATCCTAGTCTTGCTCGTTTGAAAGGTTATTTACATGTTGTATCAGAATTTTTTTCAACTGATTTCGAACCTATTATTATACATTCTGACTCGACATTTACTGGAGGCTATGAAGCTTCTAAATCGTTGTTTTCAGGTAAATATGATTTTGATGCGGTCTTCACGGTAAATGACGTTACAGCTCTTTCTCTATTACAGGTCGTAAATGAACGCGGATTGAGAGTGCCATATGATGTTTCCGTTGTTGGTTTCGATGATATTTCTATGGCTCGTATGGCATCTGTTCCTCTAACAACTATGCGACAAGTACCAGAAGACATAGCACGCGAGGCCGGTAACATTTTATTGGATAAAATGCAAACAGGCTACTCTGATTCTCAGAGAAACATCTTTTTAACCCCAGAGTTAATTATCCGAGACTCCTGTGGTTCTAAATTAAGAGTATGA
- a CDS encoding class II fructose-bisphosphate aldolase, with protein MNLVPMYQILEPTIEKRYAHGAFNITCFQQLKAALDIHEVFRTPAIIQIGMIAISFLGSAKDMNNSTLDEKEFGAKNVISMIEKLKHAYSIPVALNADHVKDLDTIKMLIENGFTSVMIDASNLPYKENVDITREVKRLAKPYDVTVEAELGILAGEEENIFSETSTYTNPMLVTDFVKKTGIDCLALSFGTKHGVNKGSNVKLRKEIITAARENLLHSGLRTVLVSHGSSTVPKYIVEDINKNGGDLVKAEGIDVDELKSAIKEGVGKINIDTDMRLSITRNIRELIMSEKNKGNIESKIFTYLQENSHEIDFRKILAPVKEMLLTGDAADEFEKKICQKIELGTKEIVGQLLVNFGAVGRI; from the coding sequence ATGAACCTTGTACCGATGTACCAAATACTTGAACCCACTATTGAAAAACGATATGCGCATGGTGCTTTTAACATTACATGTTTTCAACAGTTAAAAGCTGCACTTGATATTCATGAAGTTTTTCGTACTCCAGCGATCATTCAGATAGGTATGATAGCAATTAGTTTTCTAGGTTCAGCAAAGGATATGAACAATTCAACTTTAGATGAAAAAGAGTTTGGTGCAAAGAATGTTATATCGATGATTGAGAAATTGAAACATGCGTATTCCATTCCTGTAGCCTTAAATGCTGACCATGTAAAAGACTTAGATACCATTAAAATGCTGATAGAGAATGGGTTTACATCTGTTATGATTGATGCTTCAAATCTACCATATAAAGAAAATGTTGACATCACTCGAGAAGTTAAGAGGTTAGCTAAACCTTACGATGTTACTGTTGAAGCGGAACTTGGAATTTTAGCAGGCGAAGAAGAGAATATTTTCTCTGAAACAAGCACATATACAAACCCTATGTTGGTGACAGATTTTGTAAAAAAAACTGGAATTGATTGTTTGGCCCTATCTTTTGGCACAAAGCATGGGGTAAATAAAGGGAGTAATGTAAAGCTTAGAAAAGAGATAATTACTGCTGCAAGAGAGAACCTGCTACACTCAGGTTTACGTACAGTTCTTGTTTCTCACGGTAGTTCAACTGTTCCCAAGTATATTGTCGAAGATATCAATAAAAATGGTGGCGATCTTGTGAAAGCAGAAGGTATAGATGTCGATGAATTAAAAAGCGCTATAAAAGAGGGAGTTGGGAAAATAAATATAGACACTGACATGAGGTTAAGCATAACACGAAATATAAGAGAATTAATAATGTCGGAAAAGAACAAAGGAAATATAGAATCAAAAATATTTACATATTTACAGGAGAATTCTCATGAAATTGACTTCCGTAAGATCTTGGCGCCAGTAAAAGAAATGCTATTGACAGGCGATGCTGCTGACGAATTTGAGAAGAAGATTTGTCAAAAGATAGAATTAGGAACTAAAGAAATTGTTGGCCAATTGTTGGTTAACTTTGGAGCGGTAGGAAGAATATAA
- a CDS encoding carbohydrate kinase family protein, producing MKRILGLGGIAYDILSVIPNMPAWEEVEYIEEYQVQQGGMVATGLVTAAKLGADTEIISAIGNDTEGMSHLENFNRFGIKCDNVMISNENRSAVTLVLIHSSTGRRSFIHYKGVNGLSNLNINKINYENVSHMLFDGFFFETALKAAIKARKMNIVTVTDLSPKNRDPRLTEYLKYIDYPVLSELFLCSYTNISDPIEAGKSLLQNGNKALIVTCGEKGSYIIKKDGIENIPAYKVNVIDSTGAGDVFHGAFIFALWKGYDLKKTVRFANACAAINCQTVGGQKGIPTLEEVQEFTIKKEKMSLS from the coding sequence ATGAAACGGATTTTAGGACTCGGTGGAATCGCATACGATATTCTTTCAGTAATACCAAATATGCCAGCTTGGGAGGAAGTGGAATACATTGAAGAATATCAAGTCCAACAAGGTGGAATGGTTGCAACTGGATTGGTAACAGCTGCGAAACTGGGAGCTGATACAGAAATTATTAGTGCAATCGGTAATGATACCGAAGGAATGTCTCATTTAGAAAACTTTAATAGGTTTGGTATTAAATGCGACAATGTAATGATTAGCAATGAAAACAGAAGTGCAGTCACTTTAGTATTAATACATTCCTCTACAGGAAGACGAAGCTTTATACATTATAAAGGTGTTAATGGACTATCAAATTTGAACATAAATAAAATAAATTATGAGAATGTTTCGCATATGCTATTTGATGGGTTCTTCTTTGAGACAGCGCTAAAGGCAGCAATAAAAGCTAGGAAAATGAATATTGTGACTGTAACAGATTTGAGTCCTAAAAATCGTGATCCAAGGTTAACTGAGTATTTAAAATATATTGATTACCCAGTCTTGTCTGAGCTTTTTCTATGTTCATACACAAATATTAGCGACCCAATCGAGGCTGGGAAATCGTTGCTGCAGAATGGTAACAAAGCTTTAATAGTGACTTGTGGCGAGAAGGGATCTTACATAATAAAAAAAGATGGTATCGAAAATATACCTGCTTATAAGGTAAATGTAATAGACTCAACGGGGGCAGGTGACGTCTTTCATGGCGCTTTTATATTCGCTCTATGGAAGGGATATGATCTAAAAAAAACGGTACGATTTGCTAATGCCTGTGCCGCTATAAATTGTCAAACTGTTGGAGGACAAAAAGGGATTCCAACTCTCGAAGAAGTCCAAGAATTTACTATAAAAAAAGAAAAGATGTCCCTATCCTGA
- a CDS encoding carbohydrate ABC transporter permease: MDYKKYNAVRKILFLLLVIICILWAVFPIIWILFTAFRPSADFYAGNVTIFPQNWSLENFQDVINRGNFIQYMKNSMIVGVTVTLFSIVFSTMSAYAITRLKFPGRIFIARSIIASYLIPAAILFIPLFFLITRAGIQNTLYALIVSYLSATIPFCTWMLYGYFSTIPQSLDEAAVLDGCTKPQILTKIFVPLSLPGIAVVALYSFTLCWNEFLYALVFVTSSKSMTIPAGIVQWIVEDDFAWGRLMAAATLSVIPTFFLYFIAQKSFKSGLVAGAVKQ, translated from the coding sequence ATGGATTACAAGAAATACAATGCGGTAAGGAAAATTTTATTTTTGTTATTGGTCATTATATGTATCCTCTGGGCTGTTTTTCCCATTATATGGATTCTTTTTACGGCATTTAGACCTTCTGCAGATTTTTATGCAGGAAATGTAACGATTTTTCCACAAAACTGGAGTCTTGAGAACTTTCAAGATGTAATAAATCGTGGAAACTTTATTCAGTATATGAAGAATTCTATGATTGTAGGTGTGACTGTAACATTGTTTTCAATTGTTTTTTCTACCATGAGTGCTTATGCAATTACTCGCTTAAAGTTTCCAGGGAGGATCTTTATTGCAAGAAGCATAATAGCAAGTTATTTAATACCTGCTGCTATTTTATTCATCCCTTTATTCTTTTTAATAACAAGGGCAGGTATACAAAATACTCTATATGCATTAATAGTTTCGTACCTAAGTGCTACTATTCCCTTTTGTACATGGATGCTCTATGGCTATTTTTCAACTATTCCTCAAAGTCTAGATGAGGCTGCTGTATTGGATGGTTGTACAAAACCTCAAATACTAACCAAAATTTTTGTACCACTATCGTTGCCTGGCATTGCAGTAGTTGCTCTATATTCTTTTACCCTTTGTTGGAACGAATTCCTATATGCCCTTGTTTTTGTGACTAGCTCAAAAAGCATGACCATACCAGCAGGTATAGTTCAATGGATTGTCGAAGATGATTTTGCCTGGGGACGTTTAATGGCAGCCGCCACACTATCAGTTATTCCGACATTTTTCTTGTACTTCATAGCTCAAAAGTCTTTTAAGAGCGGCTTGGTCGCTGGTGCCGTAAAGCAATAG
- a CDS encoding carbohydrate ABC transporter permease has translation MVIPSVPRNLFEIQRYRDIRTAYLFILPTITILLLVILYPFLTAIWISFTNKSLGGQGNFIGLSNFYTLFQSAEFWRAFGNSFYYTFSSVILKFFIGLITAILLNANFPFKGAVRVLIILPWAISPYIAALTWRWIFDDYNGFFNILLAKYSLASEPIYWLSDPRFAMISVIIAATWQGYPFYTMMLLAGLVTIPKELYEAVEIDGGNKIHKFFYITLPSLTNIIITTMLLSFIWTFNQFQYVYSMTGGGPGGMTHILSTLTFKYGIEMRNISLASAVSITAIPVFAVLTVYLTRTMLKND, from the coding sequence ATGGTAATTCCATCTGTTCCAAGAAATTTGTTCGAAATACAAAGGTACCGCGATATACGTACTGCGTATCTATTCATTCTACCAACAATAACTATTTTATTGCTGGTTATATTATATCCATTTTTAACAGCAATTTGGATCTCTTTTACAAATAAGAGCTTGGGTGGTCAGGGGAATTTTATCGGTCTATCAAATTTCTATACATTATTTCAAAGTGCTGAATTTTGGCGTGCCTTTGGTAATTCATTTTACTATACTTTTTCTTCAGTTATTTTAAAGTTTTTTATTGGTCTAATAACTGCTATTTTGCTAAATGCTAATTTTCCATTCAAGGGTGCTGTCAGGGTTTTGATTATTTTACCCTGGGCGATCTCTCCATATATTGCCGCGTTAACATGGCGCTGGATCTTTGATGATTATAATGGTTTTTTTAATATCCTTTTAGCTAAATATAGCTTAGCTAGTGAACCTATATACTGGCTTTCTGATCCAAGGTTCGCAATGATTAGTGTGATTATAGCTGCGACCTGGCAAGGTTATCCGTTTTATACAATGATGCTTTTGGCTGGGTTAGTAACAATACCAAAGGAACTTTATGAAGCGGTAGAAATAGATGGGGGAAATAAAATACACAAGTTCTTTTATATTACCCTTCCAAGTTTAACTAACATCATCATAACAACGATGTTACTGTCATTTATATGGACTTTTAATCAATTTCAGTATGTTTATTCAATGACTGGTGGTGGTCCAGGTGGTATGACTCACATACTTTCTACTCTAACTTTTAAATATGGCATAGAAATGAGAAATATTTCTCTTGCGTCGGCAGTTTCAATTACCGCAATTCCAGTCTTTGCAGTATTAACTGTGTACCTTACTCGCACCATGCTAAAAAATGATTAA